A portion of the Edaphobacter lichenicola genome contains these proteins:
- a CDS encoding DUF3863 domain-containing protein, producing the protein MRGDWTRREFLGRSAGLAASLGLAGVAGEIGAETMAPSGLRGRFLTHVSVVRVNQIEVTPDRSIGEDEAIDNRPERIRSRREAFRAGCPDGRMTWAISWLALKDSRKEYQDIRRLLASYHDQYGDEITFIPGGYFAPMYATREDIRKTIHQALGMISEMDGGGYRPQCLVAGFMDAENQRLLAADEGIHVCQGQIWSQVGIDNGDGDGGICYPYYPSREHYLKPAQGPADFIDCVCLDGWTCDFLTARRNGFEGGFNSRLGVGPIESVGNLGIDVGRKEMMDTTAVHFDTGYALNNFGWVTAIWEVSIGHDADLTYWLETIRERWPDTKVQTEGEFGLEWRKHTPNNAKLNYRFDAKGTGAPGSEKDLEIQWFMNREFRLALLHDWVKDTPVLAIDFTRYDLKAEEPRTLQREWNLMNVLNQKGTRPQDKPMRLRDLPLEDQRRIFARYPELKNKA; encoded by the coding sequence CCCACGTTTCGGTTGTGCGGGTGAATCAGATTGAGGTGACTCCGGATCGCTCGATTGGTGAAGATGAGGCGATTGATAACCGGCCGGAGCGCATTCGGTCGCGGCGCGAGGCGTTTCGAGCGGGCTGTCCTGACGGGAGGATGACGTGGGCTATCAGCTGGCTTGCGCTGAAGGACAGCCGCAAAGAGTACCAGGACATTCGGCGATTGCTTGCTTCGTACCACGACCAATATGGCGACGAGATCACGTTTATTCCGGGCGGGTACTTTGCGCCGATGTATGCGACGCGGGAGGACATCCGTAAGACGATTCATCAGGCGCTGGGCATGATTAGCGAGATGGATGGGGGCGGGTATCGGCCTCAGTGCCTGGTGGCGGGATTTATGGATGCGGAGAATCAGCGCCTGCTCGCTGCGGATGAGGGCATTCATGTTTGTCAGGGTCAGATCTGGAGCCAGGTGGGTATCGATAATGGAGATGGCGACGGGGGAATTTGCTATCCGTACTATCCGAGCCGGGAGCACTACCTGAAGCCGGCTCAGGGGCCGGCGGACTTCATTGACTGTGTTTGTCTGGATGGTTGGACGTGCGACTTTTTGACGGCGCGGCGGAACGGTTTTGAGGGTGGATTCAATAGTCGGTTGGGTGTGGGGCCGATTGAGTCGGTGGGGAATCTCGGGATCGATGTTGGGCGGAAGGAGATGATGGATACCACGGCGGTGCATTTTGATACCGGGTATGCGCTGAACAACTTTGGATGGGTGACCGCGATCTGGGAGGTATCGATTGGCCATGATGCGGACCTGACGTATTGGCTAGAGACGATACGAGAGAGATGGCCGGATACCAAGGTGCAGACGGAGGGGGAGTTCGGACTGGAGTGGCGGAAGCACACTCCGAATAATGCGAAGCTCAACTACCGATTCGATGCCAAGGGAACGGGAGCACCGGGCTCGGAAAAGGATCTGGAGATCCAGTGGTTTATGAATCGCGAGTTTCGGCTGGCGTTGCTGCATGATTGGGTAAAAGACACTCCTGTTTTGGCGATCGACTTTACGCGATACGACTTGAAGGCGGAGGAGCCACGCACACTGCAGCGTGAATGGAATCTCATGAATGTTCTGAATCAGAAGGGCACGCGCCCGCAGGATAAGCCGATGCGATTGCGAGATCTTCCGCTTGAAGATCAGCGTCGGATCTTTGCGCGATACCCGGAGTTGAAGAACAAAGCTTGA
- a CDS encoding acyloxyacyl hydrolase — protein sequence MTNTNPPSAVLRCVAGATSFSFTDPTTGVLYAETLTTTCGRRWTYVEGLSPLGTRINLRPRSRWQPTASVLAGLLLSAKKIPIDTAGSFNFTFQFGAGVEYFRTPTQSIRLEYQLQHFSNADTAPANQASIMASSN from the coding sequence ATGACGAACACCAACCCACCAAGCGCTGTGCTGCGCTGTGTTGCTGGCGCTACCAGTTTTTCGTTCACAGACCCTACGACAGGAGTTCTCTATGCCGAGACGTTGACTACAACGTGCGGGCGCCGCTGGACCTACGTCGAAGGTCTATCACCGCTTGGGACAAGGATCAATCTTCGCCCAAGAAGCCGGTGGCAGCCTACAGCGAGCGTGCTTGCAGGGTTGCTGCTTTCAGCAAAGAAAATTCCGATTGACACGGCAGGATCCTTCAACTTCACCTTTCAGTTTGGTGCTGGCGTTGAATACTTTCGGACACCAACGCAGTCGATTCGTCTTGAGTATCAGTTACAACATTTTTCGAATGCGGATACTGCTCCGGCGAATCAGGCGTCGATAATGGCCTCTTCAAATTGA
- a CDS encoding DUF2256 and DUF3253 domain-containing protein: protein MPDRKRKPERTTPRKDKICKTCGRTFEWRKQWARDWDIIKYCSDACRGHKPGEVDAVLEATILSLLADRGRDKTICPSEAAKAVGGNDTRRDWEGLMEPARAAARRLVAAGRIVITQHGHIVDPSTAKGPIRLRLR, encoded by the coding sequence ATGCCCGACCGTAAGCGCAAACCCGAACGCACCACCCCGCGCAAGGACAAGATCTGCAAGACCTGCGGACGCACCTTCGAGTGGCGCAAACAATGGGCGCGGGACTGGGACATCATCAAATACTGCAGCGACGCCTGCCGCGGCCACAAGCCAGGCGAAGTCGACGCCGTCCTCGAAGCTACTATCCTCTCGCTCCTCGCCGACCGTGGCCGCGACAAAACCATCTGCCCGTCCGAAGCCGCCAAGGCAGTCGGAGGGAATGACACTCGTCGCGACTGGGAGGGTCTCATGGAACCCGCTCGCGCAGCCGCACGCCGTCTCGTCGCCGCTGGCAGAATCGTCATCACCCAGCACGGCCACATCGTCGATCCCTCCACCGCAAAAGGTCCCATCCGACTCCGCCTGCGCTAA
- a CDS encoding MmcQ/YjbR family DNA-binding protein, producing MDVERIRAYLLTLPHVVETQQFGGLVFWVGDKAIGGKMFAWMRLEENNSRSRVISFLAGQEHYTELLEIDGIFPAPYVARIFWVAVERWDVFRNSEWERELSAAHTLTLAKLPPRTRATLALPAAQQKRLIADRKKLLAKRAAAKKR from the coding sequence ATGGACGTCGAACGCATCCGCGCTTACCTCCTCACGCTTCCCCACGTGGTCGAGACGCAGCAGTTCGGCGGGCTCGTCTTCTGGGTCGGCGACAAAGCCATCGGCGGCAAGATGTTCGCCTGGATGAGGCTCGAAGAAAACAACAGCCGCAGCCGCGTCATCTCCTTCCTCGCCGGACAGGAACACTACACCGAACTCCTTGAAATCGACGGCATCTTTCCCGCACCCTACGTCGCCCGCATCTTCTGGGTCGCCGTCGAACGTTGGGATGTCTTCCGCAACTCAGAGTGGGAGCGAGAGCTGAGCGCAGCCCACACCCTTACCTTAGCCAAACTCCCGCCGCGAACCCGCGCCACCCTTGCCCTGCCGGCAGCCCAGCAAAAACGCCTCATCGCCGATCGCAAAAAGCTTCTCGCAAAAAGAGCCGCCGCGAAAAAACGCTGA
- a CDS encoding SDR family NAD(P)-dependent oxidoreductase encodes MSNSLNSGVTMSLQNKVALITGGSRGIGAATVRLFHQAGAKVVFNYRSAAQQAEALVAECGGPDLCRAIHQPLNTPEDGEALVTAATAAFGRIDCAILNHGIWPSHDASISEMTTIQWRGTLGTNLDSVFGVIRAAVAQMKTQPKSGNARGHIVLISSTAGQRGEAFHADYAATKGALISLTKSLSTELIGQGIYCNCVAPGWVATDATTEVLSDPAISSKLLSLIPLGRPAHVEEIAAPILFLCTPFAGFISGEIFNVNGGAVLVG; translated from the coding sequence ATGTCGAATAGTCTCAACTCAGGCGTCACCATGTCGTTGCAGAACAAAGTAGCTCTCATTACCGGAGGCTCTCGCGGAATCGGCGCAGCCACCGTTCGTCTCTTCCATCAGGCCGGCGCCAAGGTCGTCTTCAACTACCGCAGCGCAGCCCAGCAGGCCGAAGCCCTCGTCGCCGAGTGCGGCGGTCCCGACCTCTGCCGCGCCATTCATCAACCCCTCAATACACCGGAAGACGGTGAAGCCCTCGTCACCGCCGCAACCGCCGCCTTCGGCCGCATCGACTGCGCCATCCTCAACCACGGCATCTGGCCCTCGCACGACGCGTCCATCTCCGAGATGACCACCATCCAATGGCGTGGCACCCTCGGCACCAACCTCGACAGCGTCTTCGGTGTCATCCGAGCCGCAGTCGCGCAAATGAAAACCCAGCCCAAATCAGGCAACGCTCGAGGCCACATCGTTCTTATCAGCTCCACCGCCGGCCAGCGCGGCGAAGCCTTCCACGCCGACTACGCCGCCACCAAAGGTGCCCTCATCAGTCTCACCAAAAGCCTCTCCACCGAACTCATCGGCCAGGGCATCTACTGCAACTGCGTCGCCCCCGGCTGGGTCGCCACCGACGCCACAACAGAGGTCCTCAGCGACCCCGCAATCTCCAGCAAACTCTTATCCCTCATCCCCCTCGGTCGTCCTGCACACGTCGAAGAGATCGCCGCCCCCATCCTCTTCCTCTGCACTCCCTTCGCAGGCTTCATCTCCGGCGAAATCTTCAACGTCAACGGTGGCGCGGTACTCGTCGGCTGA
- the tyrS gene encoding tyrosine--tRNA ligase, which translates to MATFASLEDQLDLITKGAAEIVPLEALKERITKSIATGVPMRIKAGFDPTAPDLHLGHTVLLRKLRHFQTLGHTVIFLIGDSTALIGDPTGRNVTRKPLTPEQIAANAETYKEQVFQILDRETTEVRYNSEWLDKLSYYDMVKLMAQFTVSQMLEREDFHKRFNEEQPIALHELIYPIAQGYDSVALECDVELGGTDQKFNLMRGRDLQKHYGHPQQIVLMMPIIEGLDGVQKMSKSLGNAIGVHEPAAEMYGKLMSVSDELMWRYWTLLTDLRGSEIAQMQTDVVCGALHPMQAKKNLAWTITRDFHSKEEADAAAEGWAKMFQQRGVSEDVPVVKVSLAEEGLLSVAESGVAEIRVPKLLVLAGLASSTGEATRKLAENAVSLNGEKISGRTYGRDAMGESPTLRLGKKSVRVEWVD; encoded by the coding sequence ATGGCTACGTTTGCTTCTCTCGAAGATCAGCTTGATTTGATAACCAAAGGTGCTGCGGAGATTGTTCCGCTGGAGGCGCTGAAGGAACGCATTACGAAGTCAATTGCGACGGGCGTGCCGATGCGGATCAAGGCGGGGTTCGATCCTACGGCGCCGGATCTTCATTTGGGGCATACGGTGTTGCTGCGTAAGCTGCGGCACTTTCAGACGCTGGGGCATACGGTTATTTTTTTGATTGGCGATTCTACGGCGCTGATCGGCGATCCGACGGGAAGGAATGTGACACGGAAGCCGCTGACGCCGGAGCAGATTGCGGCGAATGCGGAGACGTATAAGGAACAGGTCTTCCAGATACTCGATCGTGAGACGACGGAGGTTCGATACAACTCCGAGTGGCTGGATAAGTTGAGCTACTACGACATGGTGAAGCTGATGGCCCAGTTCACGGTGTCGCAGATGCTGGAGCGCGAGGACTTTCATAAGCGGTTCAACGAGGAGCAGCCGATTGCGCTGCATGAGCTGATCTATCCGATTGCGCAGGGGTACGACTCGGTGGCGTTGGAGTGCGATGTGGAGTTGGGTGGGACGGATCAGAAGTTCAATCTGATGCGTGGGCGTGATCTGCAGAAGCACTATGGGCATCCGCAGCAGATCGTGTTGATGATGCCGATTATCGAGGGGCTGGATGGTGTGCAGAAGATGTCGAAGTCGCTGGGGAATGCGATTGGTGTGCATGAGCCTGCGGCAGAGATGTATGGGAAGCTGATGTCGGTATCGGATGAGTTGATGTGGAGGTACTGGACGCTGCTGACGGATCTGCGCGGGTCGGAGATTGCGCAGATGCAGACGGATGTTGTGTGTGGCGCGCTGCATCCGATGCAGGCGAAGAAGAATCTTGCGTGGACGATTACGCGGGACTTTCATTCGAAGGAGGAGGCGGATGCTGCGGCTGAGGGTTGGGCGAAGATGTTTCAGCAACGCGGTGTGAGTGAGGATGTGCCGGTGGTGAAGGTATCGCTTGCAGAAGAAGGACTGCTGAGCGTGGCGGAGAGTGGGGTGGCAGAGATTCGTGTGCCGAAGTTGCTTGTGCTTGCGGGACTTGCGAGTTCGACGGGTGAGGCGACGCGTAAGCTGGCGGAGAATGCAGTGAGCTTGAATGGAGAGAAGATCTCGGGCAGGACCTATGGCAGGGATGCGATGGGTGAGTCGCCTACGCTGCGGTTGGGGAAGAAGAGTGTTCGGGTGGAGTGGGTGGACTAG
- a CDS encoding DoxX family membrane protein: MKIAVVIARILLGLVFLVFGLNNFFHFMPNQPIPGDAGVLAGVLFRHGWFTFHGLLEVIAGILLLVGRYVPVALVLLGPILVNILMFHLTLAAGILPGLICTVLEVFLIYAYWPAFEGIFTSDGRRVS; this comes from the coding sequence ATGAAGATCGCCGTGGTGATCGCACGCATTCTGCTTGGACTGGTTTTCCTGGTTTTTGGTCTCAACAACTTTTTTCACTTCATGCCGAATCAACCGATACCGGGGGATGCCGGGGTGCTGGCGGGCGTGCTATTTCGTCATGGGTGGTTCACGTTCCATGGGCTGCTTGAGGTTATCGCGGGTATTTTGTTGCTCGTGGGGCGGTATGTGCCGGTTGCGCTGGTGCTGTTGGGGCCGATCCTCGTGAATATTTTGATGTTTCACCTGACGCTGGCGGCGGGTATCTTGCCCGGGTTGATCTGCACGGTACTGGAGGTGTTTTTGATCTATGCCTACTGGCCTGCGTTCGAAGGGATCTTTACTTCGGATGGGCGGAGGGTTAGCTAG
- the cysK gene encoding cysteine synthase A encodes MKHKFDNILGTVGNTPVVRINKLAPPDVNLFVKVEAFNPLGSVKDRLALGVIEDAERTGALKPGQTVVEATSGNTGIGLAMVCAQKGYPLVITMAESFSIERRKLMRFLGARVIITPTAERGLGMVKKANELAEKNGWFLPRQFANEANADMHSRTTAQEILRDFEGDRLDYWVTGFGTGGTLKGVSRVLAEKRPETKIILCEPDVAPMVSSGLEQPHNSDGSPSASHPSWAPHPQQGWSPDFIPKLAQDAIDTHRIHKVLRIENSEAMRRSRELAQHEGIFVGISSGATFAGALRIAAEAPKGSTILCMLPDTGERYLSTPLFADIAVDMTPEELEISRSTPGAQLAPPPAA; translated from the coding sequence ATGAAACACAAGTTCGACAACATCCTCGGCACCGTCGGCAACACACCAGTCGTCCGCATCAACAAGCTCGCCCCGCCCGACGTCAATCTCTTCGTCAAAGTCGAAGCCTTCAACCCGCTAGGCTCCGTCAAAGACCGTCTCGCCCTCGGCGTCATCGAAGACGCCGAACGCACCGGCGCTCTCAAGCCCGGCCAGACTGTCGTCGAAGCCACCAGCGGCAATACCGGCATCGGCCTCGCCATGGTCTGCGCACAAAAAGGCTACCCACTCGTCATCACCATGGCCGAGAGCTTCTCCATCGAGCGCCGCAAACTCATGCGCTTCCTCGGAGCCCGCGTCATCATCACCCCCACAGCCGAGCGCGGCCTCGGTATGGTAAAAAAGGCAAACGAACTCGCCGAAAAGAACGGCTGGTTCCTCCCCCGGCAGTTCGCCAACGAGGCCAACGCCGACATGCACTCCCGCACCACCGCACAGGAGATCCTCCGCGACTTCGAAGGCGATCGCCTCGACTACTGGGTCACCGGCTTCGGCACCGGCGGCACTCTCAAAGGTGTCTCCCGCGTCCTCGCCGAAAAACGTCCCGAGACCAAAATCATCCTCTGCGAACCGGACGTCGCCCCCATGGTCTCAAGCGGCCTCGAGCAGCCCCACAACTCCGATGGCTCTCCCTCCGCCAGCCATCCTTCATGGGCGCCGCATCCTCAGCAAGGCTGGAGTCCCGACTTTATCCCGAAGCTCGCACAGGACGCCATCGACACGCACCGCATCCACAAGGTTCTCCGCATCGAAAACTCCGAAGCCATGCGACGGAGCCGCGAACTCGCTCAACACGAAGGCATCTTCGTCGGCATCAGCTCAGGAGCCACCTTCGCCGGAGCACTTCGCATCGCCGCCGAAGCCCCCAAAGGCTCCACCATCCTCTGCATGCTGCCCGATACCGGCGAGCGCTACCTCAGCACCCCGCTCTTCGCCGACATCGCCGTCGACATGACCCCCGAAGAGCTCGAAATCTCTCGCTCGACTCCAGGCGCCCAACTCGCACCACCACCCGCTGCCTGA